A single region of the Oncorhynchus keta strain PuntledgeMale-10-30-2019 chromosome 37, Oket_V2, whole genome shotgun sequence genome encodes:
- the LOC118375674 gene encoding uncharacterized protein LOC118375674 isoform X3, with amino-acid sequence MAELEKEGLTQTMQENQDEDEPHYTDDAKTCKMQDDASFEEKLIEEVRRYNNLYNTSLKDYKDFTITSNSWKEIAQTLRVEEQICRTKWKKLRDRYVRLRRKMKGKSGDAASGIQPQILTTLSWLSGFIKHKETKSDYPQAPMKV; translated from the exons ATGGCGGAACTTGAGAAGGAAGGACTGACCCAAACAATGCAGGAGAACCAAGATGAAGATGAACCCCATTATACTGATGACGCTAAGACATGCAAGATGCAAGACGACGCAAGTTTCGAGGAAAAGCTCATTGAAGAGGTCAGAAGGTACAACAATTTGTACAACACCTCATTGAAAGACTATAAAGACTTCACAATAACCAGCAACAGCTGGAAGGAGATAGCCCAAACTCTGAGAGTAGAAGAACAGATTTGCAGGACGAAATGGAAGAAATTGAGAGACCGATATGTCAGACTGAGGAGGAAAATGAAGGGGAAGAGTGGGGATGCAGCATCAGGAATACAACCACAAATACTCACCACGCTGTCCTGGCTGTCTGGCTTCATTAAACACAAGGAGACGAAGTCAGACTATCCACAG GCACCAATGAAAGTTTAA
- the LOC118375674 gene encoding zinc finger protein 585A-like isoform X1, with protein MAELEKEGLTQTMQENQDEDEPHYTDDAKTCKMQDDASFEEKLIEEVRRYNNLYNTSLKDYKDFTITSNSWKEIAQTLRVEEQICRTKWKKLRDRYVRLRRKMKGKSGDAASGIQPQILTTLSWLSGFIKHKETKSDYPQEEEMDTSEDLQDDNLIKGEHFHSSNNEQQDGHLAVRRNVILERTKFNQRQQEAGETADDFITALHCLSEHCGYGALLSEMIRDRLVAGLLDRTLSKQLQMDPELTLDKAVTRIRQNEIVEKQQYLQENNLKTASRRENEGCVLSYRKHQCPANVQCQSEKKNENSERLQQPQTTQEKEEEPLDTDDTDGFSPGEEKPHYCAYCSRSFQKVRDLIRHRQTHTGEKPHHCPDCDRRFARLDKLKLHQQTHTGEKPHHCPDCGRSFARLDKLKIHKEIHIGVKSHHCPDCNRGFARLDKLKSHQKKHAKDKQICHSSDCVKSFVLLEKLEKHQLENTFKASSSASNVDWVLTQQKTLSKVRGSKRQQSKVRARAPGKRTPTHSKTVQEKEEEPLDTDDSDDWIEGFSPGGEKPHYCFDCGKNFRKVRDLIRHQRTHTGEKPHHCPVCDRTFARLDKLKLHQEIHTGVKPHHCPDCEKRFARLDNLKLHQKIHIKGEHNVTLNHQTEMNVDCVHTHQRTASRGRQKSKMRASAPGKRMGQSHPGKDSPYKSSVRKNQHSEKLQQPQTTQENEEDPEGTSDDWTESFSTVEKPYICSDCGKSFRLENRLIRHQRTHTGEKPYDCPDCDKSFARLDHVKSHQKTHMKEERNFRCSDCVKSFVRLEQLEKHQLTHKKSYSCSKCEERFSDLVDWKAHFLVHREILHCPDCDKQFLYKGLFERHRRTHLRKREKFLCTICGKEIHNFKIHMRVHTGEKPYHCTECGKSFAYTKSYKTHILTHTSGERATYPCLECGKTFTRIDGMVRHVRRVHTGERNHQCGDCGKRFFRKESLKRHSLVHTGEKPYQCSVCGQRFSQDGDRKRHEKRHYSGVSDFLDL; from the exons ATGGCGGAACTTGAGAAGGAAGGACTGACCCAAACAATGCAGGAGAACCAAGATGAAGATGAACCCCATTATACTGATGACGCTAAGACATGCAAGATGCAAGACGACGCAAGTTTCGAGGAAAAGCTCATTGAAGAGGTCAGAAGGTACAACAATTTGTACAACACCTCATTGAAAGACTATAAAGACTTCACAATAACCAGCAACAGCTGGAAGGAGATAGCCCAAACTCTGAGAGTAGAAGAACAGATTTGCAGGACGAAATGGAAGAAATTGAGAGACCGATATGTCAGACTGAGGAGGAAAATGAAGGGGAAGAGTGGGGATGCAGCATCAGGAATACAACCACAAATACTCACCACGCTGTCCTGGCTGTCTGGCTTCATTAAACACAAGGAGACGAAGTCAGACTATCCACAG gaagaggagatggacacCTCAGAAGACCTGCAAGATGACAACCTGATCAAGGGGGAACACTTCCACAGTTCTAATAATGAACAGCAAGATGGACATTTGGCAGTTAGGAGGAATGTAATATTAGAACGAACTAAATTCAACCAAAGACAACAAGAAGCAGGAGAGACAGCTGATGATTTTATCACTGCACTTCATTGTTTGTCAGAACATTGCGGTTATGGAGCTCTGCTCAGTGAGATGATAAGAGACAGACTAGTCGCAGGCTTACTTGACAGAACACTGTCCAAGCAATTACAAATGGACCCAGAACTAACACTGGATAAAGCTGTCACACGCATTCGTCAAAATGAAATTGTGGAAAAGCAACAGTACCTGCAGGAGAATAACTTAAAAACTGCCAGCAGAAGAGAAAATGAAGGCTGTGTGCTTTCATATAGAAAGCATCAATGCCCAGCCAATGTCCAGTGCCAATCAGAGAAGAAGAATGAAAACTCAGAAAGGCTACAACAACCCCAAACAAcacaggagaaggaagaggagccCCTAGATACTGATGACACTGATGGCTTCAGTCCTGGAGAAGAAAAGCCCCACTACTGCGCCTACTGCAGTAGGAGCTTTCAAAAAGTGAGGGATCTTATAAGACACCGACAAACGCATACTGGAGAGAAGCCTCACCACTGCCCTGATTGTGACAGAAGGTTTGCTCGATTAGATAAGCTTAAATTACACCAGCAAACACATACTGGAGAGAAGCCTCACCACTGCCCTGATTGCGGCAGAAGTTTTGCTCGATTAGATAAGCTAAAGATCCACAAAGAAATACACATAGGAGTGAAGTCTCACCACTGCCCTGATTGCAACAGAGGTTTTGCTCGTTTAGATAAGCTTAAGTCACACCAAAAAAAACATGCAAAAGACAAACAGATTTGTCACTCTTCTGACTGTGTGAAAAGTTTTGTCCTATTGGAGAAGCTTGAAAAACACCAGCTGGAGAATACCTTCAAAGCTTCCAGCAGTGCATCTAATGTAGACTGGGTGCTCACACAGCAGAAAACATTAAGCAAAGTCAGAGGGAGTAAAAGGCAGCAGAGTAAAGTACGAGCTAGAGCTCCAGGAAAGAGAACACCAACACATAGCAAAACAGtacaggagaaggaagaggagccCCTAGATACTGATGACTCTGATGATTGGATTGAGGGTTTCAGTCCTGGAGGAGAGAAGCCACACTACTGCTTTGACTGCGGTAAGAACTTTAGAAAAGTGAGGGATCTTATAAGACACCAGCGAACACATACGGGAGAGAAACCTCACCACTGCCCTGTTTGTGACAGAACTTTCGCTAGATTAGATAAACTTAAATTACACCAAGAAATACATACAGGAGTGAAGCCTCACCACTGCCCTGATTGTGAGAAACGTTTTGCTCGATTAGATAATCTTAAATTACACCAAAAAATACATATTAAAGGGGAACATAATGTCACACTAAACCATCAAACTGAAATGAATGTAGACTGTGTGCACACACATCAGAGAACAGCCAGCAGAGGCAGGCAGAAGAGTAAAATGCGAGCTAGTGCACCAGGGAAAAGAATGGGCCAGTCACATCCAGGCAAAGACTCCCCTTACAAAAGTTCAGTTCGAAAGAATCAACACTCAGAAAAACTGCAACAACCCCAAACAACGCAGGAGAATGAAGAGGACCCTGAAGGTACTTCTGATGACTGGACCGAGAGTTTCAGTACTGTAGAGAAGCCATACATCTGCTCCGACTGTGGTAAGAGTTTCAGACTAGAGAATCGTCTTATAAGACATCAGCGaacacatacaggagagaagccttacgaCTGCCCTGACTGTGACAAAAGTTTTGCGCGATTAGATCATGTTAAGTCACACCAAAAAACACACATGAAGGAGGAACGTAATTTCCGCTGCTCTGACTGTGTGAAAAGCTTTGTCCGATTGGAACAGCTTGAAAAACATCAGCTAACACACAAGAAAAGTTACAGCTGTTCAAAGTGTGAGGAGAGGTTTTCAGACCTGGTTGATTGGAAAGCACACTTTTTAGTACACCGAGAGatcctccactgtcctgactGTGACAAGCAGTTCTTGTACAAGGGACTTTTTGAAAGACACAGGAGAACACAtttgagaaaaagagagaaatttCTGTGCACAATATGTGGGAAGGAGATTCACAACTTTAAAATACACATGCGagtacacactggagagaaaccataTCACTGCACtgagtgtgggaagagttttgcatATACAAAATCGTACAAAACGCATATATTAACACATACCTCTGGAGAAAGAGCAACCTATCCCTGTTTGGAATGTGGAAAGACATTTACTCGCATAGATGGCATGGTGAGACACGTGAGGAGGGTTCATACTGGAGAGAGAAATCATCAGTGCGGAGACTGTGGAAAACGATTCTTTCGAAAAGAGTCACTGAAGAGACACAGTCTAgttcacactggagagaaaccataCCAATGCTCTGTCTGTGGGCAACGCTTCTCTCAAGATGGCGACAGAAAACGGCACGAGAAGAGGCACTACTCTGGTGTCTCAGATTTCCTCGATCTATAA